A portion of the Candidatus Nitrosotenuis aquarius genome contains these proteins:
- a CDS encoding DNA polymerase ligase N-terminal domain-containing protein: MQIRILQNESLEDAENLLPPETIAQEHAATRRHWDLRFELNNTLKIWALPKTPPQKIGEKRLAV, encoded by the coding sequence TTGCAAATCCGGATTCTGCAAAATGAGTCACTAGAGGACGCTGAAAATTTGCTTCCGCCAGAAACAATTGCACAAGAACATGCTGCAACACGACGGCATTGGGATTTAAGATTTGAACTCAACAACACACTGAAAATCTGGGCATTGCCAAAGACTCCACCTCAAAAAATAGGAGAAAAACGACTGGCAGTATAG
- a CDS encoding cupin domain-containing protein: MKSNIYTSGNRRTISPDWFTGPVHMKDISSTIKSKGHDIYHVYFKNNAKTKLHKHNGNQILIVTAGTGSLEFFKKLGNKKSHFKIKKTRTLKLISGDIAYIPKNTLHTHGSVSGKTFSHIAINIIPKSGKYQTTWYDSDFASKASDVV; encoded by the coding sequence ATGAAGTCAAACATCTATACTTCTGGGAATAGACGAACGATAAGCCCTGACTGGTTTACAGGCCCAGTCCACATGAAGGACATTTCTTCTACCATAAAGTCCAAAGGTCATGACATATACCACGTCTATTTCAAAAATAATGCAAAAACAAAACTACACAAGCACAACGGCAACCAAATTCTAATTGTAACTGCAGGCACAGGAAGCCTTGAGTTTTTCAAAAAACTAGGCAACAAAAAGTCCCACTTTAAAATAAAAAAGACCCGCACACTAAAGCTGATCTCTGGAGACATTGCCTACATTCCAAAAAACACACTGCACACGCACGGCTCTGTATCCGGGAAAACGTTTTCACACATTGCTATTAACATCATACCGAAATCAGGCAAGTACCAAACAACATGGTACGATTCCGACTTTGCCAGCAAAGCGTCTGATGTAGTTTAG
- a CDS encoding elongation factor EF-2 produces MKYKATEQILKIIKNKENIRNFGVIAHVDHGKTTMSDNLLGYAGIISPQAAGRALALDSMKLEQDRQMTIVQANVTLLFEKGDKEYVVNMIDTPGHIDFTGRVTRSLRAIDGAVVVSDSVEGIMTQTETVTRQALEERVRPVLYINKIDRLIKELRLTPDKMQEWLANIVSTFNGLIDTYAEPEYKEKWKVSIQDGSVSFGSAKDRWGFNIDVMKEKGISFKDIYAAYQDGANVDDLAKKAPLAEAVLGMVVKHHPPPHVAQKYRIPKIWKGDLESDIGKAILNCDDNGPAVMMIVNMAMDPAAGPVAIGRLFSGTLKDGMPVHLIDTKREGKIQSVNFFMGNQREMVGELGAGNIPALLGLTEARAGQTLSTVKDVAIFEGIKYVSEPVVQIAVEAKYPKDLPKLVEALRRITIEDPNLVVKINEESGETVIAGMGVLHLEIATSLIADAGVQIVTSQPLINYRETIQNESEVVMSKSPNRHNKIFMKVEPLEPEIADMIRAGQLSEMKDKKEMENLLKSKGWDTDTAKRVMRFDSRGNIMINGTKGVQFIQESSDSILSGFEEVMKEGPLAKEQVRNCKFTFTHFVPHEDTAHRGLSQLSPASRRACMAAMLKANPILLEPMLGIEVRVPQDMIGNVATVLSGKRGKVLDMQQKGVTSIITGEIPASETFDISEVMRGQTAGKAMWNTHFKAWTPMPKSIQANLIADTRKRKGLSPEPPTADEFIDKE; encoded by the coding sequence ATGAAGTACAAGGCAACAGAGCAGATCCTAAAGATCATCAAAAACAAGGAAAACATCCGCAACTTTGGTGTAATTGCTCACGTAGACCATGGCAAGACAACCATGAGTGACAATCTACTAGGATATGCGGGAATCATCTCTCCTCAGGCAGCAGGCAGAGCACTTGCCTTGGATTCAATGAAGCTTGAACAAGACCGTCAGATGACAATTGTGCAGGCAAACGTTACACTACTCTTTGAAAAAGGCGACAAGGAATACGTCGTAAACATGATTGATACTCCTGGCCACATTGACTTTACCGGACGTGTCACCAGAAGCCTCAGAGCAATCGACGGTGCAGTTGTGGTATCAGACTCTGTAGAAGGAATTATGACTCAGACTGAAACTGTAACTAGACAAGCGCTAGAAGAGCGAGTCAGGCCAGTACTGTACATCAACAAAATCGACAGACTCATCAAAGAGCTGAGATTGACGCCAGACAAAATGCAAGAATGGCTTGCAAACATTGTTTCTACTTTTAACGGACTAATTGATACCTATGCAGAACCTGAATACAAGGAAAAGTGGAAGGTCTCAATTCAGGACGGCTCTGTATCGTTTGGCTCTGCCAAGGACAGATGGGGCTTTAACATTGACGTGATGAAGGAAAAAGGAATTTCGTTTAAGGACATTTACGCGGCATACCAGGACGGAGCAAATGTGGATGACTTGGCAAAGAAAGCACCACTGGCAGAAGCAGTCCTTGGCATGGTTGTAAAGCACCACCCACCACCACACGTAGCACAAAAGTACAGAATTCCAAAAATCTGGAAGGGTGATTTAGAATCCGACATTGGCAAAGCGATTCTGAATTGCGATGACAATGGACCTGCAGTAATGATGATTGTAAATATGGCAATGGATCCTGCAGCCGGTCCTGTGGCCATTGGTAGATTATTCTCTGGCACACTAAAAGACGGAATGCCAGTACACCTAATTGATACTAAACGAGAAGGAAAAATCCAATCTGTGAACTTTTTCATGGGCAACCAAAGAGAAATGGTCGGAGAATTGGGAGCAGGAAACATTCCGGCGTTGCTTGGATTAACTGAAGCTCGAGCGGGACAGACATTATCTACTGTTAAAGACGTTGCAATCTTTGAAGGAATCAAATATGTCTCAGAGCCGGTCGTGCAAATCGCAGTCGAGGCAAAATATCCTAAAGACCTGCCCAAACTAGTCGAGGCACTGCGAAGAATCACAATCGAGGATCCAAACCTAGTCGTCAAAATCAACGAAGAATCTGGCGAAACAGTAATTGCTGGAATGGGTGTGTTGCACCTAGAAATTGCCACCTCACTAATTGCTGATGCCGGCGTGCAAATAGTAACATCGCAGCCACTCATCAACTATAGAGAGACAATTCAGAATGAATCTGAAGTTGTAATGTCAAAATCACCAAACAGGCACAACAAGATTTTCATGAAAGTAGAGCCACTAGAGCCAGAAATTGCAGATATGATTCGCGCAGGACAACTATCTGAAATGAAGGACAAAAAGGAAATGGAAAACCTTCTCAAGTCAAAGGGCTGGGACACCGATACCGCAAAGCGTGTAATGAGATTTGACTCGCGAGGAAATATCATGATCAACGGCACCAAAGGTGTCCAGTTTATTCAGGAATCATCTGATTCTATTCTGTCTGGATTTGAAGAGGTAATGAAGGAAGGTCCGCTTGCAAAAGAACAGGTGCGAAACTGCAAGTTCACATTTACCCACTTTGTGCCCCACGAGGACACTGCGCACAGAGGTCTATCGCAATTATCGCCAGCATCAAGACGCGCATGCATGGCAGCAATGCTCAAGGCAAACCCAATTTTATTGGAACCAATGCTTGGAATTGAGGTCAGAGTGCCGCAAGACATGATTGGAAATGTTGCAACAGTACTTTCTGGAAAACGCGGCAAGGTACTTGATATGCAGCAAAAAGGTGTCACTAGTATCATTACTGGAGAAATTCCGGCTTCTGAGACATTTGATATCTCAGAGGTAATGAGGGGCCAGACTGCTGGAAAGGCAATGTGGAACACTCACTTCAAAGCTTGGACTCCAATGCCAAAATCAATCCAAGCAAACCTGATTGCAGATACTAGAAAGAGAAAGGGTCTGTCACCAGAGCCACCAACAGCAGACGAATTCATCGATAAAGAGTAA
- a CDS encoding DUF1059 domain-containing protein, translated as MQKVRTNDAYREDKQNIVQDLESNMGKSISCKDAGKTCGWSATAESEDALLKITLEHVKEHHKELTINSELAKNIKSIMKDTK; from the coding sequence ATGCAAAAAGTACGAACAAATGATGCATATAGAGAAGATAAACAAAATATAGTTCAAGACTTGGAATCCAATATGGGAAAAAGCATCAGCTGTAAAGATGCTGGAAAAACTTGTGGCTGGTCTGCAACCGCTGAATCCGAAGATGCGTTGCTAAAGATCACGTTAGAGCACGTAAAAGAACATCATAAGGAGTTAACAATCAATTCAGAGCTTGCAAAGAACATCAAATCAATAATGAAAGATACAAAATAA
- a CDS encoding P-II family nitrogen regulator, with protein sequence MLRIDTVIRNAHLTQIKTRLEQAGIQNYSISEMNSNSKLSGSSFYVPRSTLQIICKNSQKDLVIEAISSGDEGGLIYVNPLTPVITLNQKN encoded by the coding sequence TTGCTAAGAATTGATACTGTAATTCGTAATGCGCATTTGACACAGATAAAGACAAGGCTGGAGCAGGCAGGAATCCAAAACTATTCCATATCTGAGATGAATTCTAATTCAAAATTGTCCGGCTCGTCTTTTTACGTTCCACGATCAACACTACAAATAATCTGCAAAAATTCACAAAAAGATCTAGTCATAGAGGCAATCTCTTCTGGGGATGAGGGCGGACTCATCTATGTAAATCCCCTCACGCCAGTAATCACACTAAATCAGAAAAACTAG
- a CDS encoding matrixin family metalloprotease: MKLVYGLIAVFALSWIFVGMADAQTYKMYVQKMPPHWQKSFGDILDKAIQFWQQKNPGLVIEKVPYQDQADFVLEWASQYDSGKLGYYSSNTLNEYGKPRLTITLGYFKDKKWNLVSPEYALEITKHELGHAIGLQHSTDPTDIMYPQIENYESWLASRTPLKATTLAKQVDWKAKATTLQTSSDKKLYSTKNSISAIAPFVNSTWATNKASQAEMKKAEEHLFAAKKFQSDAELLQSQADGLFYESKYLESYQKYKSSLDRAKKIDSKIIEIKKSLKKANSLEISK, encoded by the coding sequence GTGAAGCTAGTCTACGGATTAATTGCAGTATTTGCACTGTCGTGGATTTTTGTCGGTATGGCGGATGCCCAAACATACAAAATGTATGTGCAGAAAATGCCTCCTCACTGGCAAAAGTCGTTTGGAGACATCCTAGACAAGGCAATCCAGTTCTGGCAGCAAAAAAATCCGGGTCTTGTAATTGAAAAAGTACCATACCAGGACCAGGCAGACTTTGTCCTAGAGTGGGCAAGCCAGTATGATTCCGGCAAGCTGGGCTACTATAGCAGCAACACGCTAAACGAATACGGAAAACCACGGCTGACAATTACTCTTGGCTATTTCAAGGACAAAAAATGGAACCTAGTATCGCCTGAGTATGCCTTGGAAATAACCAAGCACGAGCTAGGACATGCAATTGGATTGCAACACAGCACAGACCCAACTGACATTATGTATCCACAAATTGAAAATTACGAGTCATGGCTTGCCTCTAGGACGCCTCTCAAGGCAACAACTCTGGCAAAGCAAGTAGACTGGAAAGCAAAGGCAACCACACTCCAGACAAGCTCGGACAAAAAGCTGTATTCTACAAAAAACTCTATATCGGCAATAGCGCCGTTTGTCAATTCTACTTGGGCCACAAACAAGGCATCCCAGGCAGAGATGAAAAAGGCAGAAGAACATCTCTTTGCCGCAAAAAAATTCCAAAGTGACGCCGAACTATTACAATCTCAGGCAGATGGCTTGTTCTACGAATCAAAATACTTGGAATCATACCAAAAATACAAGTCGTCGCTGGACAGGGCAAAAAAGATAGACTCTAAAATCATAGAAATAAAAAAATCACTCAA
- a CDS encoding fibronectin type III domain-containing protein, whose protein sequence is MNKSLLVLSYVIIVVSFGSAFAATAPDPPTNPSATAISSTQVNIFWNPPANDGGGAITGYKIEYKIGSGSYSILVANTGSQSVTYYSHTGLTSGNTYTYKISAINSIGTSNPSSEVSATPSSSSTGTLPGAPTNLVGVAASPTQANLSWSAPANSGGYPITGYKIEYRIGSGSYTTLVDNTQNTNPTYSHTGLTTNQVYLYRVYTVTAFGTSAQPSNEVVVQPTSSSALTAPGSPTGLGATAVSPTQVNLSWTAPSNNGGSPITGYKIEVKSGSGSYSNLVSNTGNTATTYSHTGLTTGTTYTYRVSAINSIGTSSASSETSTTPTSSSSSSVPSAPTGLVATASSATQVNLSWSAPSNNGGYAITGYKIEYKSGSGAFSNLVANTGTASTSYSHTGLSSGTTYVYRVSAINQIGTSSPSSETSATPTGSSQSASVPGSVTSLVATAASPTQVNLSWGAPSNNGGSPVIGYKIEAKKGSGSFETLVSNSQNTTTSFSHTGLTTGTTYYYRVSAVNSVGTGTQSETSATPKETTTPTVTATAVSPTAITLTWVPPSQTYKQSITGYKIEQKVGQDSYVVLQENAGTATSYTISGLTTGQTYTYVVSAHFTLGASPRSADATATPLSTSNAIPPSQSTTSSTVNPPTNIVATPYSPTRIDLTWKAPTSNGIVGYKIEVKKGPGQFETLTSTQNATTKYSHAGVTTGVTHVYRIYTITSSGTSLASSEASATATLDTVPPATPVTSKPPSPPTLSANLASPNQINLYWTTPTNTGGASITGYTIEYKIGSDQYRTLTAKTTSTTYSHTGLLANTYSYRVYALNPAGASVASNVVTLQTAEQPKPEPKPEPTQCGAGTIFDENTQSCIVAPEPEPIVDPEPIDQGPQTHIPGFPDPTKDPQSYVDRYNSEAAYKAWFDRNFPGKTIYEVVGLPEPEPPVMVCGEGTHLEKGVCIPDEDSGPFGGGCLIATAAHGTELAPQVQTLREIRDNVLFSTNSGTAFMAGFNEFYYSFSPGIADLERQSPIFREIVKTTIAPMLSTLSILSHADIDSESELLGYGIGIILLNAGIYLVMPTLAIIIIRNKIKSGFSKKS, encoded by the coding sequence TTGAACAAATCACTACTGGTATTATCCTACGTTATCATTGTTGTTTCATTTGGGTCTGCGTTTGCCGCAACCGCCCCTGACCCGCCCACAAACCCTAGTGCCACTGCCATTTCTTCCACCCAAGTAAACATTTTCTGGAATCCCCCTGCAAACGATGGCGGTGGGGCAATCACCGGCTACAAAATTGAATACAAGATCGGCTCGGGCAGCTATTCTATTTTGGTTGCAAACACCGGCAGCCAATCCGTTACATATTATTCCCACACTGGATTAACATCTGGCAATACATACACGTACAAAATCTCTGCAATCAACTCCATTGGCACCAGCAATCCATCATCTGAAGTGTCTGCCACTCCGTCCTCATCATCAACTGGAACATTGCCTGGCGCCCCGACAAATCTGGTAGGAGTTGCAGCGTCCCCTACTCAGGCAAATTTGTCATGGTCTGCACCTGCAAACTCTGGAGGATACCCAATTACTGGATACAAAATTGAATACCGAATCGGCTCGGGCAGCTACACCACACTAGTGGATAACACGCAAAACACCAATCCGACATATTCTCACACAGGCCTTACCACAAACCAAGTTTACCTATACCGCGTTTACACTGTTACTGCGTTTGGCACCAGTGCCCAACCATCAAACGAGGTTGTAGTCCAACCAACATCATCATCTGCACTTACTGCCCCTGGCTCTCCAACAGGTCTTGGAGCAACTGCAGTTTCTCCAACCCAAGTGAATCTGTCTTGGACAGCACCCTCAAATAATGGCGGCTCGCCAATCACAGGCTACAAAATTGAAGTAAAGTCCGGCTCTGGCAGCTATTCTAATCTGGTATCAAACACCGGCAACACCGCCACAACTTATTCCCATACTGGCCTGACAACAGGCACCACATACACATATCGCGTATCTGCAATCAACTCCATTGGCACTAGTTCCGCATCATCCGAGACATCCACAACTCCTACATCGTCGTCAAGCTCTAGTGTTCCAAGTGCCCCGACAGGATTGGTTGCCACTGCAAGCTCGGCAACCCAGGTAAACCTTTCTTGGTCGGCACCATCCAACAACGGTGGATATGCGATTACCGGCTACAAAATAGAATACAAGTCCGGCTCGGGAGCGTTTTCTAATCTGGTTGCAAACACCGGCACCGCATCCACCAGCTACTCGCACACCGGCCTGAGTTCTGGCACCACATATGTGTACCGAGTGTCTGCAATAAATCAAATAGGAACTAGTTCGCCATCCTCAGAGACATCTGCCACCCCAACTGGGTCGTCCCAGTCTGCAAGCGTGCCGGGCTCTGTGACCTCGCTTGTTGCAACCGCAGCATCTCCAACCCAAGTAAATTTGTCATGGGGCGCACCATCAAATAATGGCGGCTCGCCAGTTATTGGTTACAAAATAGAGGCAAAGAAAGGAAGCGGCTCTTTTGAAACACTGGTCTCAAACTCGCAGAACACCACAACATCATTTTCGCATACTGGCCTGACAACAGGCACCACATACTATTACAGAGTATCTGCCGTAAACTCGGTAGGTACAGGAACGCAAAGCGAAACCTCTGCGACACCCAAGGAAACAACAACACCTACAGTTACTGCAACCGCCGTTTCTCCAACTGCAATTACGCTGACATGGGTCCCACCATCGCAGACCTACAAGCAGTCCATTACCGGATACAAAATAGAGCAAAAGGTAGGCCAAGACAGCTATGTGGTGCTGCAAGAAAATGCAGGAACTGCCACCAGCTACACAATATCTGGGTTGACAACCGGTCAGACCTACACGTATGTAGTCTCTGCCCATTTCACACTTGGCGCTAGTCCAAGATCTGCAGACGCCACCGCAACACCACTATCAACATCCAATGCCATTCCACCATCACAAAGCACGACCTCAAGTACAGTAAATCCGCCAACAAACATTGTTGCCACTCCATATTCACCAACTAGGATAGACCTTACCTGGAAGGCACCAACATCGAATGGTATAGTGGGATACAAAATCGAAGTCAAAAAGGGCCCAGGACAATTCGAAACGTTGACCTCTACTCAAAATGCCACCACAAAGTATTCTCATGCTGGAGTTACAACCGGCGTAACACACGTCTATAGAATTTACACTATAACATCATCTGGAACAAGTCTTGCGTCATCAGAGGCATCGGCTACTGCAACACTGGATACTGTACCACCTGCAACCCCTGTTACTTCCAAGCCTCCATCACCACCAACACTTTCTGCAAATTTGGCCTCTCCAAACCAGATCAACCTATACTGGACAACACCCACTAATACAGGTGGTGCATCAATTACTGGCTATACAATAGAGTACAAGATCGGCTCTGACCAATACCGCACATTGACTGCCAAGACTACGAGCACCACATATTCTCATACTGGGTTATTGGCAAACACATACTCGTATCGCGTATATGCACTAAATCCAGCTGGGGCAAGTGTTGCATCAAATGTTGTAACACTGCAGACTGCCGAGCAGCCAAAGCCCGAACCAAAGCCGGAACCAACACAATGTGGTGCTGGAACAATATTTGATGAAAATACGCAAAGCTGCATTGTTGCGCCAGAGCCAGAACCAATAGTCGACCCAGAGCCAATAGATCAAGGGCCACAAACGCACATTCCGGGATTTCCAGATCCTACCAAAGACCCTCAGTCATATGTTGATAGATACAACTCAGAGGCCGCATACAAGGCCTGGTTTGATAGGAACTTTCCTGGAAAGACAATCTATGAAGTAGTTGGACTGCCAGAACCTGAGCCACCTGTCATGGTGTGTGGAGAGGGAACACATCTGGAAAAAGGAGTTTGCATCCCAGATGAGGACTCTGGACCGTTTGGAGGCGGATGTCTCATTGCAACTGCTGCCCATGGAACAGAGCTTGCACCACAGGTCCAGACATTAAGAGAAATCAGAGACAACGTCTTGTTTAGCACAAACTCAGGCACAGCTTTCATGGCCGGATTCAATGAATTCTATTATTCATTTAGTCCTGGCATAGCAGACTTGGAAAGGCAGAGTCCTATTTTCAGGGAAATTGTAAAGACAACAATCGCCCCGATGCTTTCCACTCTGTCAATTCTAAGCCATGCCGATATAGATTCAGAATCAGAGCTGCTCGGCTATGGAATTGGAATAATTCTGCTCAATGCCGGAATCTACCTAGTGATGCCCACCCTTGCAATTATTATAATTAGAAACAAAATCAAGTCTGGGTTTTCCAAAAAATCTTAA
- a CDS encoding CBS domain-containing protein, translated as MLKQKSRHEILVTAEDLMKRPIAMDAKTTIHNAAETILDFDISGVIIESDQARHLSQKGIAQALLENDKSIKSVLALERTRELALVDRFSPVSNCADLMLKLRINALGVKDGLRLVGIITKHDLVKYFEQSIVDETNLSEIMSVGSFFVPHTATLYDALYKMLDSGISRLLVKDDSDTPVGIVTYKSFLKTAMYHSNQSKDAVFSQNFGRAYKVGQIMTKQIISVSVNTSIAKVAKILVDYRVHGVAVTHKQRIVGFVTEKDITRQLAKMA; from the coding sequence ATGCTAAAGCAAAAGTCAAGACATGAGATACTAGTAACTGCAGAGGATCTAATGAAGCGCCCAATTGCGATGGATGCAAAAACCACCATACATAACGCGGCAGAGACGATTTTGGATTTTGATATTTCAGGAGTCATAATAGAGTCGGACCAGGCAAGGCACCTATCACAAAAAGGAATAGCCCAGGCATTACTAGAAAACGACAAGAGCATCAAGTCTGTTTTGGCGCTAGAAAGAACGCGCGAGCTGGCACTAGTCGACAGATTTTCCCCAGTTTCAAATTGTGCAGACCTGATGCTAAAGCTTCGAATCAACGCACTAGGAGTCAAAGACGGCTTACGCCTAGTCGGCATAATCACAAAACATGACCTAGTCAAGTATTTTGAGCAAAGCATTGTCGATGAGACAAATCTCTCAGAGATAATGTCGGTTGGCAGTTTTTTTGTTCCGCATACGGCCACACTGTATGATGCACTGTACAAGATGCTAGACAGTGGAATCTCACGCCTGCTAGTCAAGGATGACTCGGATACACCAGTAGGAATTGTGACCTACAAGAGCTTCCTCAAGACGGCAATGTACCACTCTAACCAGTCAAAGGACGCAGTCTTTTCACAGAACTTTGGCAGAGCCTACAAGGTTGGCCAAATAATGACCAAACAGATAATCTCCGTATCAGTCAACACCAGCATCGCCAAGGTAGCAAAGATACTAGTCGATTATCGAGTTCATGGTGTGGCAGTAACCCACAAGCAAAGAATAGTAGGGTTTGTGACTGAAAAAGACATTACGCGCCAGCTTGCAAAAATGGCCTAA
- a CDS encoding SIS domain-containing protein: MNTIDAYANDLLLQLDYLKKFKPQKITKNALFIGSGDSLCAAMLAEAFSNYGIKSCDPLELAKNKTIADKRHAYFVSVSGNTISNIGAAKLVLHKTAITKNSTSKLAKLCRNVITLDYFDSGVLTSGSIGFLASALTCISLVHKFKIKNAKKIFSQASAQSKKIKPQNKIYFLGSQHTYPIAMYASAKLGEILGVDSHYERLEQFSHMGLFSAKPGDTVIILERQNKHNSKLATHLTKLGLHVYHPSINDDAMSQVLFYIFVTQMIPLELARKKKIRDCYFVSQKKVRAASSGMIY, encoded by the coding sequence ATGAACACAATTGACGCATATGCAAACGATTTGTTATTGCAACTGGATTATCTGAAAAAATTCAAGCCGCAAAAAATAACAAAAAATGCCCTCTTTATTGGAAGCGGGGATTCGTTATGTGCGGCAATGCTTGCAGAGGCATTTTCTAATTATGGTATAAAATCATGCGACCCGCTGGAGCTTGCAAAAAACAAAACCATTGCAGACAAAAGGCATGCCTATTTTGTATCGGTTTCAGGCAACACAATATCCAATATTGGGGCGGCAAAACTGGTATTGCACAAAACCGCAATAACAAAAAACAGCACAAGCAAGCTTGCCAAGCTATGCCGAAATGTCATAACGCTTGATTATTTTGACTCTGGGGTTTTGACCTCTGGCAGTATTGGGTTCTTGGCAAGTGCGCTGACGTGCATTTCCTTGGTGCACAAGTTCAAAATAAAAAATGCCAAAAAAATATTCTCACAAGCATCTGCCCAATCTAAAAAAATCAAACCACAAAACAAAATCTATTTCCTTGGTAGCCAGCACACGTATCCAATTGCAATGTATGCATCTGCCAAGCTAGGCGAAATCTTGGGTGTTGACTCGCACTATGAAAGACTGGAGCAATTCTCCCACATGGGCTTGTTTTCTGCAAAACCCGGTGATACCGTAATTATTCTAGAGCGGCAAAACAAGCACAATTCCAAGCTGGCAACACATCTGACAAAGCTAGGCCTGCACGTGTATCATCCATCAATTAATGATGATGCAATGTCACAGGTCTTGTTTTATATTTTTGTCACGCAGATGATCCCGCTGGAATTGGCACGAAAAAAGAAAATCCGCGATTGTTATTTTGTATCACAAAAGAAAGTCCGAGCTGCAAGCTCTGGCATGATCTATTAG